Proteins encoded together in one Gammaproteobacteria bacterium window:
- a CDS encoding hydroxymethylglutaryl-CoA synthase — protein MYLDLAEIATHNHLPEDKYYRALGQHQMAIPAVDEDIITLAANAAQRIVNDQNRHTIKHVLFATESGIDQSKSAATYIHGLLQLPEECRAVEIKQACYSGTAALQFGIALIARDPSQKILVLASDIARYGLGTEGESSQGCGAVAFLLSAQPRLLEISLESGYCTRDIMDFWRPNYRDEALVEGLYSSRMYLQCLEQCWNTYHAKAKRPFSEYQQFCYHTPVARLAEKAHKLLGKLNGKLITDEESEKQLHNSLFYGRTIGNTYTASMYVALNSLIDNSQENLSGQRVGLFSYGSGCVAEYFSGVFINGYQQHLFTNAHQAMIADRTALNYQQYAHYYEQQLPADGSTLLLPKQQRGTFRLAGIENHKRIYERV, from the coding sequence ATGTATTTGGATTTAGCAGAAATTGCTACACACAATCATCTTCCTGAGGATAAATATTATCGCGCCCTGGGTCAGCACCAAATGGCAATTCCTGCGGTGGATGAAGATATTATCACGCTAGCAGCCAATGCCGCACAACGCATTGTCAATGATCAAAACCGTCACACTATTAAGCACGTATTATTTGCAACCGAATCGGGCATTGATCAATCGAAGTCCGCAGCTACTTACATTCACGGGTTATTGCAGCTTCCTGAAGAATGCCGCGCGGTTGAAATCAAGCAAGCCTGCTACAGCGGTACTGCAGCACTACAATTTGGCATTGCACTTATTGCACGTGACCCCTCACAAAAAATCCTTGTGCTTGCATCAGACATTGCGCGCTACGGCCTCGGAACAGAAGGTGAATCTTCACAAGGTTGTGGTGCAGTCGCCTTTTTATTGTCAGCACAACCGCGACTTCTTGAAATTTCTCTTGAAAGCGGATATTGCACACGCGACATCATGGATTTTTGGCGTCCTAATTATCGTGATGAAGCATTAGTAGAAGGCCTATATTCCAGCCGAATGTATTTACAATGCCTGGAGCAATGTTGGAATACTTATCATGCCAAAGCAAAGCGACCGTTTTCTGAATATCAACAATTTTGTTATCACACACCTGTGGCACGCTTAGCCGAAAAAGCACATAAATTATTGGGCAAATTAAATGGAAAACTCATTACTGATGAAGAATCTGAAAAACAATTGCATAATAGCTTATTTTATGGCCGAACGATTGGTAATACTTATACCGCTTCAATGTATGTCGCCTTAAATTCTTTAATCGATAATTCGCAAGAAAATTTAAGTGGACAGCGTGTCGGCTTATTTTCGTATGGCTCTGGGTGTGTGGCGGAATATTTCAGCGGGGTTTTTATTAATGGCTATCAACAACACCTTTTTACAAACGCTCATCAAGCAATGATCGCTGATCGCACTGCATTAAACTACCAACAATATGCACATTATTACGAACAGCAACTGCCTGCTGATGGCAGCACACTACTATTACCGAAACAACAACGTGGCACTTTCAGACTAGCCGGTATTGAAAATCATAAACGAATTTATGAACGCGTATGA